One window of the Arthrobacter sp. D5-1 genome contains the following:
- the menE gene encoding o-succinylbenzoate--CoA ligase — MDNNGVGSWLHRRRNKSGTATALISGDQALSYDALADRTDRLANALKTRGVTKGDRVAYLGENHASFVETFFACGLLGAIFVPLNTRLAAPELQFQLQDSGARLLINAEALDVVASASVTDTVVTHRLVVASDGGTDGSAHKLPSGVEHYGEVLDAATAEPLDETVTLDDAAMILYTSGTTGKPKGALLTHGNITWNCINTVVDMDLNRNDVALMISPLFHVASLDMGLLPMLLKGATVVLEAKFDAGRVLELVGRHKITTLNGVPTTFQMLCDHPGWSTADLSSLDKLTCGGSAVPGRVLEAYEARGIGFTSCYGMTETAPGATMLPVSRSKEKAGSAGLPHFFTDVRIAGPMGGVAPAGEVGEIQISGPNVIKEYWNRPEATADSYADSSWFRSGDMGHQDAEGFLFVSDRIKDMIISGGENIYPAEVEAAIAELTAVGSVAVIGVADDTWGEVPRAIVTLRDGSSLTEEQLRSHLDGRLARYKIPKSVVFVEEMPRTASGKIRKTDLRRHYAL; from the coding sequence ATGGACAACAACGGAGTTGGATCCTGGCTGCACCGCCGCCGCAATAAGTCCGGAACCGCAACGGCCCTCATTTCCGGTGATCAAGCGCTGAGCTACGACGCGCTCGCCGACCGCACCGACCGTTTGGCCAACGCCCTCAAAACCAGGGGAGTAACCAAAGGGGACCGCGTGGCCTACCTCGGTGAGAACCACGCGTCCTTTGTGGAGACGTTCTTCGCCTGCGGTCTGCTGGGCGCGATCTTCGTTCCGTTGAACACCCGCTTGGCGGCTCCGGAGCTGCAGTTTCAACTGCAGGATTCCGGCGCGCGGCTCCTGATCAACGCCGAGGCCCTGGACGTCGTGGCCTCCGCGTCCGTGACCGACACAGTGGTAACCCACCGTCTTGTAGTGGCGTCCGACGGCGGCACTGATGGTTCCGCCCATAAGCTGCCGTCCGGCGTCGAGCACTATGGCGAGGTGCTTGACGCTGCAACCGCGGAGCCGCTTGATGAGACCGTGACGCTGGACGACGCCGCCATGATCCTCTACACGTCCGGCACCACCGGCAAGCCCAAAGGCGCGCTGCTGACGCATGGCAACATCACGTGGAACTGCATCAACACGGTGGTGGACATGGACCTGAACCGCAACGATGTAGCGCTCATGATCTCGCCGCTGTTCCACGTAGCGTCCCTGGATATGGGTCTGCTTCCCATGCTCCTCAAAGGAGCCACCGTGGTGCTTGAAGCGAAGTTCGACGCCGGGCGGGTCCTGGAGTTGGTGGGCCGGCACAAGATCACCACGCTCAACGGCGTTCCCACCACCTTCCAGATGCTCTGTGATCACCCCGGATGGTCGACGGCGGACCTCAGCTCCCTGGATAAGCTCACGTGCGGTGGTTCCGCGGTACCGGGCAGGGTCCTGGAAGCATATGAGGCCCGCGGTATTGGATTCACCAGTTGTTATGGCATGACCGAGACCGCGCCTGGCGCAACGATGCTGCCGGTATCGCGGTCCAAGGAGAAGGCCGGATCTGCCGGGCTGCCGCACTTCTTCACGGACGTGCGGATCGCCGGTCCGATGGGCGGCGTTGCTCCCGCGGGCGAGGTAGGGGAAATCCAGATCTCCGGGCCCAACGTGATCAAGGAGTATTGGAACCGCCCGGAAGCCACCGCAGACAGCTACGCGGATTCCTCGTGGTTCCGCTCCGGCGACATGGGCCATCAGGACGCGGAGGGATTCCTGTTCGTGTCCGACCGGATCAAAGACATGATCATCTCCGGCGGCGAGAACATCTACCCGGCCGAGGTTGAGGCGGCCATCGCGGAGTTGACCGCGGTAGGGAGCGTGGCGGTGATCGGCGTTGCCGACGATACCTGGGGTGAAGTGCCCCGCGCCATCGTCACCCTGCGGGACGGAAGTTCCCTGACCGAGGAGCAACTGCGCTCGCATCTCGACGGCCGGCTGGCGCGGTACAAGATCCCCAAGTCAGTGGTGTTCGTTGAGGAAATGCCGCGCACGGCCAGCGGCAAGATCCGCAAGACGGACTTGCGGAGGCACTACGCCCTGTGA
- a CDS encoding amidohydrolase family protein: MADRYELGIDVAKLDAIDMHVHLEVDSCGHGSLPEELTEASAKYFKSEDRTPSLDRIAEVYRELNMAAVVFTVDARTQLKHEPNSIPELIEGAARNNDVLIPFGSVDPRTGEDAIAGAKHQAVERGARGFKFHPSLQGFDPSNEAFYPLWETLQELGLPCIFHTGQNGMGAGLPGGYGIKLAYSNPLLLDAVAADFPGLQVIMAHPSVPWQDEANSIATHKSNVFIDLSGWSPKYFPESLVKASNSVLQDKVLFGTDYPLITPQKWLGAFADLPLKDEVRPKILKDNAVRLLGLGG, from the coding sequence ATGGCCGACCGCTACGAACTGGGCATCGACGTTGCGAAGCTCGACGCGATCGACATGCACGTCCACCTGGAAGTGGACAGCTGCGGTCATGGCTCGCTCCCGGAAGAACTGACGGAGGCCTCGGCGAAGTATTTCAAGTCCGAGGACAGGACGCCGTCCCTGGACCGGATCGCTGAGGTATACCGCGAACTGAACATGGCCGCCGTCGTCTTCACTGTCGACGCGCGGACGCAGCTCAAGCATGAGCCCAACAGCATCCCGGAGCTGATCGAGGGCGCTGCCCGGAACAACGATGTGCTGATTCCCTTCGGCAGCGTTGATCCTCGGACGGGGGAGGACGCAATCGCCGGGGCGAAGCACCAGGCTGTTGAACGTGGTGCCCGGGGTTTCAAGTTCCACCCCTCGCTGCAGGGCTTCGACCCGTCCAATGAGGCCTTCTATCCGCTCTGGGAAACCCTTCAGGAACTTGGGCTGCCGTGTATTTTCCACACGGGCCAGAACGGCATGGGTGCAGGGCTGCCCGGTGGGTATGGGATCAAGCTCGCGTACTCCAACCCGTTGCTGCTGGATGCTGTTGCCGCTGACTTTCCGGGCCTGCAGGTCATCATGGCCCACCCCTCGGTGCCGTGGCAGGACGAGGCGAACTCGATCGCGACGCACAAGTCCAACGTGTTCATTGACCTGTCCGGATGGTCGCCGAAGTATTTCCCGGAGTCGCTGGTGAAAGCCTCGAATTCGGTGCTGCAGGACAAGGTCCTGTTCGGCACGGACTACCCGCTGATCACCCCGCAAAAGTGGCTGGGTGCGTTCGCTGACCTGCCACTGAAGGATGAAGTCCGTCCAAAAATCCTCAAGGACAACGCTGTCCGGCTGCTGGGACTCGGTGGCTGA
- a CDS encoding APC family permease, producing MSQTIRRSGSDAATSHDISGKGLKTGQLGLLAVVVLGISTIAPAYTLTGALGPTVNEVGLQLPVIFLIGFIPMILVSLAYRELNADSPDSGTTFTWVTKAFGPWVGWMGGWGLLAANIIVLSNLAGVAVDFFYLFLAQATGSPELADLASNKLLNVATCFVFVALAVWISYRGLHTTKIVQYGLVGFQLLVLGLFVGMAFANWSTSETAVPFSWDWFDVTKIETFGQIAAGISLSIFVYWGWDVCLTVNEETANGKKTAGLAGTLTAVIVLGIYLLVTIATMMFAGVGDTGIGLNNEENHANVFTALASPVMGPFAILMSLAVLSSSAASLQSTFTSPSRSLLAMAHYGALPERFSHMSKKFSTPGFATVAAGVLSAGFYAVMHVISENVLNDTILALGLMICFYYGLTAIACVWYFRNSLFANARNFFLRLVCPLIGGVGLFVVFLQTAVDSWAPEFGSGSEIFGVGLVFVLGIGILVFGAVVMLIMSRVRPGFFRGETIRKDTPALVVPE from the coding sequence ATGAGCCAGACAATCCGCCGCAGCGGCAGTGACGCTGCAACGTCGCACGACATCAGCGGCAAGGGACTGAAGACGGGGCAGTTGGGGCTCCTCGCCGTCGTCGTTCTTGGCATTTCAACCATCGCCCCGGCGTATACGCTGACGGGCGCCCTTGGCCCTACGGTCAACGAAGTGGGGCTGCAACTGCCCGTGATCTTCCTGATCGGCTTCATCCCGATGATCCTGGTGTCGCTCGCGTACCGGGAACTTAACGCAGACTCCCCGGACAGCGGCACCACGTTCACCTGGGTCACCAAAGCGTTCGGCCCCTGGGTGGGCTGGATGGGTGGCTGGGGCCTGCTCGCGGCCAATATCATTGTCCTGTCCAACCTGGCGGGCGTCGCCGTGGACTTCTTCTACCTGTTCCTCGCGCAGGCCACCGGCTCACCGGAGCTCGCCGATCTCGCCTCCAACAAGCTCCTTAACGTCGCCACGTGCTTCGTATTCGTGGCCTTGGCCGTCTGGATCAGCTACCGGGGCCTGCACACCACCAAGATTGTGCAGTACGGCTTGGTGGGCTTCCAACTGCTGGTCCTTGGACTTTTCGTGGGCATGGCCTTCGCCAACTGGTCCACGTCAGAGACGGCTGTTCCCTTCAGCTGGGACTGGTTCGACGTCACCAAGATCGAAACCTTTGGCCAGATCGCAGCCGGCATCTCGTTGTCGATCTTCGTCTACTGGGGCTGGGATGTCTGCCTGACCGTGAACGAGGAAACCGCCAACGGCAAGAAGACCGCCGGACTTGCGGGCACTCTCACGGCCGTCATAGTCCTGGGCATCTACCTGCTGGTCACCATCGCCACCATGATGTTTGCCGGCGTGGGTGACACAGGAATCGGCCTGAACAACGAGGAAAACCACGCAAACGTCTTCACCGCACTCGCCTCACCCGTAATGGGCCCGTTCGCAATCCTCATGTCCCTCGCCGTGCTCTCCAGCTCCGCGGCGTCCCTGCAGTCCACCTTCACGTCGCCGTCCCGCAGCCTGCTGGCCATGGCGCACTACGGGGCCCTGCCGGAACGCTTCAGCCACATGAGCAAGAAGTTCTCGACGCCGGGCTTCGCCACCGTCGCGGCCGGCGTCCTGTCCGCGGGCTTCTACGCGGTGATGCACGTGATCAGTGAGAACGTCCTGAACGACACCATCCTGGCCCTGGGCCTGATGATCTGCTTCTACTACGGGCTCACCGCCATCGCCTGTGTTTGGTACTTCCGGAACAGCCTGTTCGCCAATGCCCGGAACTTCTTCCTGCGGCTCGTATGCCCGTTGATTGGTGGCGTAGGCCTGTTCGTGGTGTTCCTGCAGACCGCAGTGGACAGCTGGGCTCCGGAGTTTGGCAGTGGCTCGGAGATCTTCGGAGTGGGACTGGTATTCGTCCTCGGCATCGGCATCCTGGTATTCGGCGCCGTTGTCATGCTGATCATGTCCCGCGTCCGGCCCGGGTTCTTCCGCGGCGAGACAATCCGGAAGGATACCCCGGCTTTGGTGGTGCCTGAATAA
- a CDS encoding DUF4193 domain-containing protein codes for MATDYDAPRKTEEDSPAESLEALQASRGNAAQTAVIDVEENDTAEGIDLPGADLSGEELTVIVVPEQSDEFTCGSCFLVRHRSQIALEKNGLKFCKDCEG; via the coding sequence ATGGCTACTGATTACGACGCCCCGCGCAAGACCGAAGAAGACTCTCCGGCTGAATCTCTTGAGGCTCTTCAGGCATCCCGTGGCAACGCTGCACAGACTGCAGTCATCGACGTCGAAGAAAACGACACTGCCGAGGGTATCGACCTTCCCGGTGCTGATCTTTCCGGTGAAGAGCTGACCGTCATTGTTGTCCCGGAGCAGTCGGACGAATTCACCTGTGGTTCATGTTTCCTGGTCCGTCACCGGTCCCAGATTGCGCTCGAAAAGAACGGCCTCAAGTTCTGCAAGGACTGCGAAGGCTAG
- a CDS encoding acyl-CoA dehydrogenase family protein, translating into MTTSTATNAEQRLYSVADWYDAEALLTTEERQVLGRLRGFLEAEAKPLLAEYWERGEFPEQLAQPLIDLDVMEPSDLTVEGPARGIYHGFRIFELARTDASLATWYTAQAGLFRTAIRVGASEEQQREWMPKVIDFSLKGVFSLTEPGHGSDIAGGLSTTARFEEGPDGGSWVLDGAKRWIGGASTADVLCVFARDVADGQVKAFLVDRTATGVSLEKIHGKTSLRMMQNAHITLNKVRVPEAMRLHKVNSFKDVASMLRAMRSDVAWIATGIQAGAFEAALAYVKERQQFGRSLGSFQLVQEKLARMLGNITASLSLVVRLTEQQGWGIYRDQDSALAKMQTSLMMRETVALAREVVGGNGITLAADVARFHADAEAVYSYEGTHEINALIVGRALTGASAFTN; encoded by the coding sequence ATGACCACGAGTACGGCAACGAATGCGGAACAGCGGCTCTATTCCGTGGCGGACTGGTACGACGCCGAAGCACTCCTCACCACTGAAGAGCGTCAGGTTTTGGGCCGGCTGCGCGGCTTCCTTGAGGCGGAAGCGAAGCCACTGCTGGCTGAGTACTGGGAACGGGGAGAGTTCCCGGAGCAGTTGGCTCAGCCGCTGATCGATCTTGACGTGATGGAACCTTCCGATCTCACCGTGGAGGGGCCGGCAAGAGGGATCTACCACGGCTTCCGGATCTTCGAACTGGCCCGCACGGACGCTTCGTTGGCAACCTGGTACACCGCCCAGGCGGGGCTGTTCAGGACAGCGATCCGTGTTGGTGCTTCCGAGGAGCAGCAGCGCGAGTGGATGCCCAAGGTCATCGACTTCTCCCTCAAAGGTGTCTTCTCGCTGACCGAACCAGGGCACGGCTCGGACATCGCCGGAGGGCTTTCCACCACTGCCCGTTTCGAAGAAGGTCCCGACGGCGGAAGCTGGGTTCTGGACGGCGCAAAGCGGTGGATCGGGGGCGCCTCCACGGCCGATGTATTGTGTGTGTTCGCCAGGGACGTTGCCGATGGACAGGTCAAAGCGTTCCTCGTGGACCGGACCGCCACCGGCGTCAGCCTGGAAAAGATCCATGGCAAAACCTCGCTCCGGATGATGCAGAACGCCCATATCACCCTGAACAAGGTCCGTGTACCCGAGGCCATGCGCCTCCACAAGGTGAACTCGTTCAAGGACGTTGCCTCGATGCTTCGGGCGATGCGCTCGGACGTAGCCTGGATCGCCACCGGCATTCAAGCAGGCGCGTTCGAAGCAGCGCTGGCCTACGTCAAGGAACGCCAGCAGTTCGGCCGGTCGCTGGGGTCCTTCCAGCTGGTCCAGGAAAAGCTGGCCCGGATGCTCGGCAACATCACCGCTTCGCTTTCACTGGTGGTGCGGCTGACTGAGCAGCAGGGATGGGGCATCTACCGGGACCAGGACTCGGCCTTGGCCAAGATGCAGACGTCCTTGATGATGCGCGAAACCGTCGCCTTGGCCCGTGAAGTGGTGGGCGGCAACGGCATCACCCTCGCGGCCGACGTCGCGCGTTTCCATGCCGATGCCGAAGCCGTCTACTCCTACGAAGGCACCCACGAGATCAACGCCCTCATCGTGGGACGCGCCCTCACCGGCGCCAGCGCCTTTACCAACTAA
- a CDS encoding MFS transporter, whose product MSGHTALAQPSTAAKRKEARTVIMSSYLGSTIEFYDFLLYATAAAVAFPKVFFAGTDEWVGVVAAYATFAAGYVARPLGGIIFGHFGDRIGRKGMLIVSMAMMGIASTLIGLIPGASVIGPWGAVILVVLRVCQGIAVGGEWGGAALMALEHSDPKRRGFAASFVNAGAPTGAVLGTVVMGIFSALPQDAFLAWGWRVPFLLSFVLLIVGMFVRLRVSESPIFAEAVAKESAQGTKRKIPLLEVLKRPKALIMIMFAGAAGFGLQVVLPTFSVTYAVSKGAPQQGVLYAFAGASAISILFVLLGGRLSDRFGRRPVMVTGLALFILYLFPMFGMLSSGNIALVFLAFTVALVLHSSLYGPLAAFVSEQFGTTNRYTGAAVGYQLATLIGAGFTPGIVAGLYKDSGQSIVPVVVFLSIMSLVSIVFILLTRESKNNDLSTVS is encoded by the coding sequence ATGTCAGGACACACTGCGCTCGCACAGCCGAGCACGGCCGCCAAGCGCAAAGAGGCGCGCACGGTCATCATGTCCAGCTATCTGGGCAGCACCATCGAGTTCTACGACTTCCTGCTCTACGCAACAGCGGCAGCGGTCGCTTTCCCCAAAGTCTTCTTCGCAGGCACCGATGAATGGGTTGGCGTAGTTGCTGCCTATGCCACGTTCGCGGCAGGCTATGTTGCCCGTCCCTTGGGCGGCATCATCTTCGGCCACTTCGGCGACCGCATAGGGCGCAAGGGCATGCTGATCGTGTCCATGGCGATGATGGGCATTGCCTCCACGTTGATTGGCCTGATTCCGGGAGCCAGCGTCATTGGCCCGTGGGGAGCTGTGATCCTGGTGGTCCTGCGTGTCTGCCAGGGGATCGCTGTCGGCGGTGAATGGGGTGGGGCCGCACTGATGGCCCTGGAACACTCCGATCCCAAGAGGCGAGGCTTCGCGGCGTCGTTCGTGAACGCTGGCGCACCCACCGGGGCTGTCCTGGGCACCGTGGTCATGGGCATCTTCTCCGCCCTCCCGCAGGACGCATTCCTGGCATGGGGCTGGCGGGTGCCGTTCCTGTTGTCCTTCGTGCTGCTGATCGTGGGCATGTTCGTGAGGTTGCGGGTTTCCGAAAGCCCCATCTTCGCCGAAGCCGTGGCCAAGGAAAGTGCCCAGGGGACCAAGCGCAAAATCCCGCTCCTGGAAGTTCTGAAACGCCCCAAGGCGCTCATCATGATCATGTTTGCCGGTGCCGCCGGCTTCGGACTGCAGGTAGTACTGCCCACCTTCTCCGTGACCTACGCCGTATCCAAGGGCGCACCACAGCAAGGCGTGCTCTATGCCTTCGCAGGTGCCTCGGCTATTTCCATCCTGTTCGTCCTCTTGGGCGGCAGGCTCTCGGACCGTTTCGGCCGCCGCCCGGTCATGGTGACTGGCTTGGCCTTGTTCATCCTTTACCTGTTCCCCATGTTCGGGATGCTCAGCTCCGGCAACATCGCTTTGGTCTTCCTGGCCTTCACGGTGGCGCTGGTTCTGCACTCGTCCCTCTACGGACCCCTTGCCGCGTTTGTTTCCGAACAGTTCGGCACCACCAACCGCTACACGGGGGCAGCCGTCGGCTACCAATTGGCCACCCTGATCGGCGCGGGCTTCACACCGGGCATTGTGGCCGGCCTCTATAAGGACTCCGGCCAAAGCATCGTCCCCGTGGTGGTGTTCCTGTCCATCATGTCGCTGGTATCGATTGTCTTCATCCTGCTGACGCGGGAGTCTAAGAACAACGACCTTTCAACGGTCAGTTAG
- a CDS encoding HNH endonuclease signature motif containing protein, with protein MEQIREPQAGAVVSAALVPAPVPASFPGTMAVDSGRAARLTGPVVDESGPSGPISGDLIDQLRALEAMKSAIVGLQARIAVAFDLAQRHEQAEAGVPSSERGRGVGAQVALARRESPNRGSRLLGLARALVTEMPRTLAALESGQLNEWRATLLVKETACLSAEDRCAVDEELAPDTGTFEGKGDRAIIAAAKAAAYRRDPRSVAQRASHAATERTVSLRPAPDTMTYLTALLPVAQGVAAYAALTRAADSARSTGDARGRGQVMADTLVERVTGTPGGVAGVDLQLVMTDRTLFQGDSEPARLKGYGIVPSEWARTLVGAGRSARSGHKPKAGPEFWQQQGLRPGFGSWPDQNSRAARSGPPRQEVAGRLSGIEVPPSKEVPPEQDREFTVWLRRLYTAPATGELLSMDSKARIFPPRLRRFIETRDDTCRTPYCDAPVRHIDHIVPWHSGGTTTVTNGAGLCEACNHTKENPGWTASPINGGVHTLELRTPTGHAYRSQAPPLPGRDRSAGDGRAVIDASSEDTDRAVPDLARQKRQNLARF; from the coding sequence ATGGAGCAGATTCGGGAACCGCAAGCGGGGGCAGTAGTCTCTGCTGCGCTTGTTCCTGCGCCAGTTCCTGCCTCTTTTCCGGGCACAATGGCGGTCGATTCCGGGCGTGCTGCTCGGCTGACGGGTCCAGTTGTTGACGAGTCCGGTCCCTCCGGTCCTATCAGCGGTGATCTGATCGATCAACTGCGGGCGCTGGAGGCGATGAAGTCGGCCATCGTTGGTTTGCAGGCGCGGATTGCCGTGGCTTTTGATCTGGCGCAACGTCACGAACAAGCCGAGGCCGGTGTTCCTTCGTCCGAACGAGGCAGGGGTGTGGGTGCGCAGGTGGCGTTGGCGCGGCGGGAGTCCCCGAACCGGGGCTCCCGGCTCTTGGGGTTGGCGAGGGCGTTGGTGACGGAGATGCCGCGTACGTTGGCCGCGTTGGAGTCAGGTCAGCTCAATGAGTGGCGGGCGACCCTGCTCGTGAAGGAGACGGCATGCTTGTCCGCGGAGGACCGGTGTGCGGTGGACGAGGAACTCGCCCCCGACACCGGCACTTTCGAGGGGAAGGGTGATCGGGCGATCATCGCGGCGGCCAAGGCTGCGGCGTACCGGCGTGATCCTCGCTCGGTGGCCCAGCGTGCCAGTCATGCCGCGACCGAGCGGACCGTGAGCCTGCGTCCGGCGCCGGACACCATGACGTATCTGACGGCCCTGCTTCCGGTCGCCCAAGGCGTGGCTGCCTACGCGGCCTTGACCCGGGCTGCTGATTCGGCCCGTTCCACTGGGGATGCCCGTGGCCGTGGCCAGGTCATGGCGGATACCCTCGTCGAACGCGTCACCGGCACGCCCGGCGGCGTCGCGGGGGTAGATCTGCAGCTCGTCATGACCGACCGGACGCTCTTTCAGGGCGACAGTGAACCAGCCCGCCTCAAGGGCTACGGAATCGTCCCCTCAGAATGGGCCAGAACCCTGGTCGGTGCAGGAAGGTCAGCGCGATCAGGACACAAGCCGAAGGCCGGTCCCGAGTTCTGGCAGCAGCAGGGCCTGCGGCCGGGCTTCGGGTCCTGGCCGGACCAAAACTCGCGGGCCGCACGGTCTGGGCCGCCGAGACAGGAGGTCGCGGGGAGGCTGTCGGGCATAGAAGTCCCGCCGAGCAAGGAAGTCCCGCCGGAGCAGGATCGCGAGTTTACGGTGTGGCTTCGCCGGCTTTACACCGCGCCGGCCACCGGCGAGCTCCTGAGCATGGACTCCAAAGCGAGGATCTTCCCGCCGCGGCTTAGACGCTTCATCGAAACCCGCGACGACACCTGCCGCACCCCTTACTGCGACGCGCCCGTCCGCCACATCGACCACATCGTTCCGTGGCACTCAGGCGGTACTACTACAGTGACCAACGGGGCTGGACTTTGCGAAGCCTGCAACCACACCAAGGAAAACCCCGGCTGGACCGCGAGCCCGATCAACGGGGGCGTCCACACATTAGAACTCCGCACGCCCACGGGGCATGCCTACCGTTCCCAGGCCCCACCTTTGCCGGGGAGGGATCGCTCCGCAGGCGATGGCCGTGCCGTGATTGATGCTTCGTCCGAAGATACGGATCGGGCCGTGCCAGACTTAGCCCGGCAAAAGCGGCAGAACCTTGCCCGTTTTTAG
- the lhgO gene encoding L-2-hydroxyglutarate oxidase has protein sequence MPNRPRRRTIRRCAVVGGGIIGVAVARELATTLDGVQVTIYEKENRLAAHQTGHNSGVVHAGLYYEPGGLKARLCRRGVELLREFCAAKNLPYEACGKLVIAQTPEESTRLDAIFARATANGVPGVRMLGGGQIHDVEPNAVGLSALHSPETAIVDYTAITEALAEDVRAMGGTIRLGQEVLGLEQQASGVVVTTRDGGEHFDLVVACAGLQSDRLAEATGEPATPKIVPFFGQYFLVGPEARHQVKGLIYPVPDPKHPFLGVHLTKRIDGEMMLGPNAFISFGRESYAWNQVKMSDVASYALFPGFWNFARQNVPSAVREFQTVVSRKKFIREAMRFVPSLEGASILPGTRGVRAQAMNSDGSLVDDFVIARRRDTVLVRNAPSPGATSSMAIAEYIVEQALQD, from the coding sequence ATGCCCAACCGTCCACGCAGGAGAACCATCAGGCGTTGCGCCGTGGTGGGCGGTGGGATCATCGGTGTTGCGGTGGCCAGGGAGCTCGCCACCACACTCGACGGCGTCCAGGTCACCATTTACGAAAAGGAAAACCGGCTCGCGGCACACCAGACCGGCCACAACTCGGGTGTGGTCCATGCGGGCCTCTACTACGAGCCGGGAGGGCTGAAAGCAAGGCTGTGCCGCAGGGGAGTGGAGTTGCTGCGGGAATTTTGCGCCGCGAAGAACCTTCCCTATGAGGCCTGCGGCAAGTTGGTGATCGCCCAGACACCGGAGGAGTCCACGCGTTTGGACGCCATCTTCGCCCGGGCCACAGCCAACGGTGTCCCCGGAGTGAGGATGCTGGGCGGCGGGCAGATACACGATGTGGAGCCGAACGCCGTCGGACTTTCTGCCTTGCACTCGCCGGAAACGGCGATCGTCGACTATACGGCCATTACCGAGGCGCTCGCCGAGGACGTTCGAGCCATGGGCGGGACCATCCGGCTGGGGCAGGAAGTACTCGGGCTGGAGCAGCAGGCCAGTGGGGTAGTGGTGACCACCCGGGATGGTGGCGAACATTTCGACCTGGTGGTGGCGTGCGCGGGGCTCCAGTCGGACCGTCTGGCTGAGGCGACTGGCGAGCCGGCGACCCCGAAAATCGTCCCGTTCTTCGGCCAGTACTTCCTGGTGGGCCCCGAAGCCCGCCACCAGGTGAAGGGCTTGATCTATCCCGTGCCGGACCCCAAACACCCGTTCCTCGGCGTGCACCTCACCAAGCGGATTGACGGCGAAATGATGCTTGGCCCCAATGCCTTCATCTCCTTCGGGCGGGAGTCCTATGCCTGGAACCAGGTGAAGATGAGTGATGTTGCCAGCTATGCGCTCTTTCCGGGCTTCTGGAATTTTGCCCGGCAGAATGTGCCGTCGGCGGTCCGAGAATTCCAGACCGTAGTGAGCCGGAAGAAATTCATCCGGGAAGCGATGCGCTTTGTTCCGTCCTTGGAAGGCGCCAGCATCCTGCCCGGCACCCGTGGCGTGCGCGCACAGGCCATGAACAGTGATGGCTCGCTGGTGGACGATTTTGTGATTGCGCGACGCCGGGACACGGTTTTGGTGCGTAACGCACCATCGCCGGGGGCGACGTCGTCGATGGCCATCGCGGAGTACATCGTGGAGCAGGCGCTGCAGGACTGA
- a CDS encoding MaoC family dehydratase: MPNLVVDFDTLLTMSGKDLGTTDYREITQQQINLFADATDDQQWIHTDPERAKSGPFGAPIAHGFLTLSLIIPFWGELFDVDGVTTKVNYGLDKVRFTSPVKVGSKVRMNGSIAEVTEVKGGAQIKVNATIEIEGQERPAVVAEFLARFYK, encoded by the coding sequence ATGCCCAATCTCGTCGTCGATTTCGACACCCTGCTCACCATGTCCGGCAAGGACCTCGGCACCACCGATTACCGCGAGATTACCCAGCAGCAGATCAACCTGTTCGCTGACGCCACGGACGATCAGCAGTGGATCCACACCGACCCCGAGCGCGCCAAGAGCGGTCCGTTCGGGGCTCCGATCGCGCACGGCTTCCTCACCCTGTCCCTGATCATCCCTTTCTGGGGCGAACTGTTCGACGTAGACGGGGTCACCACCAAGGTCAACTACGGCCTGGACAAAGTCCGCTTCACCTCCCCGGTCAAGGTCGGCTCCAAAGTCCGTATGAACGGCAGCATCGCCGAAGTTACCGAAGTCAAGGGCGGCGCCCAGATCAAGGTCAACGCCACCATTGAAATCGAAGGCCAGGAACGCCCCGCTGTCGTGGCCGAATTCCTGGCCCGTTTCTACAAATAA
- a CDS encoding DUF805 domain-containing protein: MSTYPQQPQQTQPYTAQAGEPPLWAPYYGAPIGAAVKRFFKKYTAFSGRASRSEYWWVALVLGVVGFVLQILTLVLGSAGATVSANGTTTPGPGSVVGLILAVVFYLAILIPSIALLVRRLHDGNFSGWLVLIGLIPGLGGLALLVFSLLPSNPAGQRFDQPTA; the protein is encoded by the coding sequence ATGAGCACTTACCCGCAACAACCGCAGCAGACCCAGCCCTACACCGCACAGGCTGGCGAACCGCCGCTGTGGGCACCGTACTACGGCGCTCCGATCGGTGCAGCCGTCAAGCGTTTCTTCAAGAAGTACACCGCGTTCAGCGGCCGCGCCAGCCGCAGCGAATACTGGTGGGTGGCACTGGTTCTGGGTGTCGTGGGCTTCGTCCTGCAGATCCTGACCCTGGTTCTTGGCAGCGCCGGCGCCACCGTTTCTGCAAACGGAACCACCACTCCTGGCCCGGGCTCTGTTGTCGGCCTGATTCTGGCCGTCGTTTTTTACCTGGCAATCCTCATCCCGTCCATCGCCCTGCTGGTTCGCCGCCTCCACGACGGCAACTTCAGCGGGTGGCTCGTCCTGATCGGCCTGATTCCCGGCTTGGGCGGACTTGCGCTGCTGGTGTTCTCGCTTCTGCCGTCCAACCCGGCCGGCCAGCGTTTTGACCAGCCGACTGCATAG